ATCGTTGCATCAGCAGGCGCCACTGCCAGTTCTTCCTCGATGGATCTGATCGCAAGCTTCGGTTGATAGATGGCTTCTTTCTTACTGACACTTCAGATCTCGACGAGACAAGGCGGAGATTCCGGTCTGCAGGGCATGGTTTGGCGTCTAGGGTTTCCTTGAATGGAGTCTTCATCAATGGCCGCAGGCTTCCCAAAGGCATCGCTGTAGAACTGACCGTCGGCGATGAGATTTTGCTTGGTTGTCCGAATGCATCGGATGATAATTGCAGGATCAAGTATGGTTTTGTTGTAGAGAGGATCCTTTTATCGGAGGCCACGGGACGCTTTGATCCTAAAGatgccttcttttccaagggaaacGTGGTCTCCGACGATACCACTCTCTGCAGGTCGGGGTTTGAAGAATTGGTCCCAAGAGCAGTGTTCCTTCTGAACCAGTTGAGAAGCATCTTAGGGTGCTCAGATCCTGTGTCCTATTTGAGGAATTTTTTCAATTTGGATCATCATGGAAAGAGAAGTGTTGAGAGGGTTGTGGAACATGGCTTGAAGAAAATCCATGCTCTGGATACGGAGAAACGCTCCAAGTTGGTCGCCACTTGGAGAAATGCTGCCACTGAAGTGATTTCTTCTGAAGAATCTGATCGAAATGTTGTTGGGAACTATGAGCACGGAGAGTGCTCCACGAACCCAGTTGGAAAAAGTGAACATACCCACAGTCAATCGCATCTGAAGAGAGATCCAGGGATTGGTTGTTACTCGGATGGTAAGACGTTCTTTCTGAATCGCCTTGAATTTATGGGTCCCGGTACATCAAGTCAACATGCTGGAGTCACTTTGCCTGAGCTTCTCCATCCTGTCAAAAGCCTTATCCGAGTATTTATTGCAACATTTACTTGTGATGTATCTTGGTATGTGAATCTCTGCACGATAATGTTTCACTACAAATTTCAATGTTTATTAGCAGTACCTTGTAAGTGTGTTGATTACTGCTTCCCTTTTTTGGTCTaacgaaaaaagagaaaaaactctGACTGTTATGTAACGTAGAAATCCTTCACAGGTTTTTGTCATGTTGTCAAGTGCCAAACCATCTACCTATAACAATTGCATGTCATAGTCGCGAGAGATGTTGGAGTTCGAGCCATGATAGCAGAACATCATCACCATATGCAAACTATCCAAACTTATTGCTTGTGTACGTCTTTTAATCtacatttcttattttatttagtTCAGTTTGTTTTGGCTATGAGCttcaattgtttttgttttgtagtTACCCCCCATTTTGTGATGAAATAGCCTTTGGAAAAGATCGCAGAAAGCAAGGCATTGCATGTCATCACCCAAAATTGATTGTCTTGCAAAGGGAGCATAGTATTCGTGTTGTCATAACTTCAGCAAATCTGGTTCCTAAACAGGTGATTCCATTTCAATCAACTATGAATCCACCgccatttgaaatttattttatctgacatTCCTGTAATCAAGGCATTAGCAGGTTATGTGCATCACTAAATCATGTGGGCTCTGTCTGCACAGACTAGAAATCTGTGTGACTACATTTGCTCAGCTGGTTGGTACCCTCCTCTCTGTCTGAGAGCTCCCGGGTTCAATCCAGGGTGATGGCATACAAGTCACCATATTGCCCAAAAAATAAAATCACCGCACCAGCATTTTGAGTATCATCATTTTCATCATTATCAATAGTAATAAATGATCATTACTAATAATTGTGAAGTATGTTTGCAAGTTAGTTGTTTACCTGTCCTGTTTTTGTTATTATTGTAGATAATATCTATATTTCCTTCCCACTGGTTGTGCATGTGTGATTGTAATCCTGTTGTAAAGTTTTTTCTGTCCTTTCCTTCTAATTTCTTCGAAAGTGTTTGATCATCATGGCATTGGCTGGCCTAGATTCTTTCTTTACTTGTTGTTTGTCattatatcattattattattagtttgagAAATAATTAGACACTAGGTCTAACAAATCTTTActtgttgttattattattataaattacaTACAGACGTAAGCAACTAACTGGTGGACCTCTTACACAAGGCAAATTCAGTGGAGTCATGATATTTTCAAATATATCGCATAATGACCATCTGACTTTCCTATGGACTTTCCCTCATTTTTAGTATCCTTCAAATTGTATTGTCGACAACCTCCTCGATGGGGTTGCCTGTAGCTGGGAAAACCTAAATAGACTCACTTGTAAATCACATTTATAAGCTGGCATTTCTGACtcacaaaatcagataaaacagataaaataaaaattactgaTATGGAAAAAATTTACTGACATTGAAGCCCAATCTGTTAGCATTTGATATTCCTTGTGTGTGAAGAGATTTGTCTTTTGGATGGAAAAGTAACATGCCATGAAGTTTGTCCAAGAGTAAAAAGGTAGTTCATGCATAGACAAGTTAATATGCTACCTATGGATGATGCAAGTAATATGCctctaaatattataattatagaCGTAGTGGGTGCTGCAGAACTTTTTTGAACCTATTAATTCACTATTACTagttgattttgaatcatatgttgGAGTCCCACTtccctattttttcttttctggtAGACCTTTCTCCCTCCTTTTTGGTGGACACTCaattccttccttttcttttttccttttctcccaAGAGAGACTTTTGTCTGGTTTGTGCCATTTTCATTGTTTAATCTTCATGGGTTATTCAATCTTGCAATCACATGGCTAGAAAAGTAAACTTTCTAAGGCATGACATGAGTGAAGGGATACTAAGTGCATTGGAAAATTTTAGGAAGTTGTATATTGATGCTAGTTTTAGAATCCTTTAAATTTTCAACATATTACCATTAAATACTTAGGAAACTAGATAACATTATCTCAATATCAAGACTTCTTTGATTGTCTGGCGTTGACTTTGTGAATCCTGTTCACTTAAAATTGGTTTTAAGAGTTACCTCTGGTGTTATGACAAGTCCTTTCAAATATTTTTGAACAGTTTCCATCAGTCTTAGTTTAGGTCATGCCCTACTTGACATTTCAGGATGAATTGAACACCTATGCCTTAATGCCGAAGGGTCAGGAAGTAAGAAAATTGAGATGCTGCCCATATATCATTATATTGTGCTGTATCAAAAAGATCATGAATTAGGTTCTTTATATTTGTCATTGGTAGCACAGGAGGCCAGTAAAATCCATTAGttgagttgaaagaaaaaattacttttccTAACCATTCTTTTTTGGGGCATTCTCTTGTCAGATCCTATGGGAGATCCAAGCATCTGAACTTTTGAAGCTTATGTACTTTGAACCTGATGTGAACAGTGATGGAGTCTTGATATGATCTTTGTTTTCATCTTAATTTCATCTTAGTGCAAATCATGATTCTTCAATCACATTGTGCCGCCTTCTATGAAACTCTAACTCGCATCTAATTTATTATACTatgatatgaattattttttaattgttTTACCAAGCATTGCCTGCACTTCTCATTCTTATTCGAAAATAGCTTATTGTGACAGTGGAACCACATAACCAACACAGTTTGGTGGCAAGATTTTCCTTGTAGAACTGCTCCAGATTATTCAGCTCTTTTTGGTACAATTGAAGAATCAAAATCTGACTTTGCTGCTCAACTAGCTGGGTTTATAGCATCTCTTATCACTGATGTACCCAGCCAAGCACACTGGATCAAAGAATTGACTAAATATGACTTTCGAGGGGCTGTTGGTCATCTGGTTGCTTCAGTACCTGGAATACATGCACAGAGCTCTTGTTACCTTGATGCTGATTATTGTCTCTCTGTAAGTCGCTGTAGTACATCTTGGTAGTATGGTAATGAACAAATGAATCACTTGGGTAGGTATCCTGCAAATTGGAGGGTATaccattttatttatattttcctCAGCTTTTATTGTATTTTTTGTTCTATAACTTCTGTGAATTATTTTAAatctcataaaattattttatacatattatgttGGCTaatgcttatatatatatatttttaatttattaattagtcTTAGGAGTTACATCATAATACAACATTTCAAGCAAGATTTCTACTTCTTTGTTATTTTTGGGTTTTTGCGCTCTATGCTTTAAATTGCATCTTGATGGACGTAGAAAGTTTTAGTTTTATTTTCTCCAACCAGTGATATTATCATCTAATGCAGGCACAACAGACCGTGCATTCAAAATCTGTTGCCAGAAATTTTCTTGGTTGTGTTCAAGCATCTGTAGTTGGTTTAAGCCATCGTTTTCGTGCTGCAACTGACTCTAACTGTGCTCAAGTGAAAATCCTGGCTTCACTTCTTGGAAAATGTCGGGAGAACACAAGTGGAACCATAGAAGTTCTGTTGAAACGAAACATGAATATACCTGCAGATGCTAATGCTGTGAGCGTTCTTGTTGCAGATTTAGATGAACTTTCTGAGGGAGGTATGATAGTTCAAATGCAATGTCTTTAATTTGGTTGAGCCAATCAATAAATCATGCACAATTACAGATTTTAATTTGTTCTCATTGTAAGTCTGTCAGATTTAATTAGAATCAAATCATGTGTTGCTTTGTCTCGCCAGCCATTCACATGCATGTACTGGCGATGCTCACACTTCCAGTGCGCAGCTTTGATCATTTGTACTTTGTCAAATGTTATACATATGATAAAAAGTAATGACAGAGAATCAAGATTTCAACAGGTTGCAGAAATATCCATAAACTCTGGAATGAGTTGTGGAATTGTCTATTTCTTCCATTGTTCATGAAAAAAGAACTTGTTTTGTTTCCTTGTTATCTGGAGAATCTTGGAGGTTTGCTCCCTAGTTGTTTATGCTTAACTGCCCAATGGATAAGGTAGTTTTTCTTTCTTGCTAACTTATCTTCCATTTTTATGCAAGGCCCTCTTTTGCCTCAAGTTGCCTTGGCAAAAAGTTGACACTAATTTGAAAGAGCTTCCTTTTAGGGTATACAAAATTTCTCAGGCCTTAATGGGTCATACTGAGATCCATAAGGTCAATCGGCATGTGGGACTAAGGATGGTTAGTTATCATACTTTTTCCATCATTTACATGCTATAAACAGAGCAGCATAAATAGTTATATGCCATTCAAACCATCATCATTCAAGAATTGGGCATTGTTGTCGGATTATGTGATAAAATATTAATGTGAATTGACTATTAATATAATATAGCTGCTGCAGCAGGTAGCTATAGCTAAGGTTCTTCAGTTGAGGAGAGAGAGCAATTTAAACATATGGAACACAGCAATTTATATGATCTGGCTCTGTGGTCTTGTTGAGAGAGCTTTACCGTATGGTGGCATGGTGGAGAGCAAAAAGCTGGTGGAAAATcccaatacaaagttgctcaggAATCCCAGCCTGAACCTCTCAGAATGCTAATAAAAGAAGATGATACCTTCAAAACCCTAAAAGGTCATCATATACTTTCAAGGACACCTTCAAAACTTGAGGCTTCTGCCCACTTTGTGGGCCTCAGCCCCTAGGCAGAAGAACCTCACTGGCCCTTTTCCTTGCCTTCCTCTAAATACA
Above is a genomic segment from Elaeis guineensis isolate ETL-2024a chromosome 1, EG11, whole genome shotgun sequence containing:
- the LOC105060408 gene encoding uncharacterized protein isoform X1 — its product is MEFHSSSKRRGEEERRSPLPSSKKQRIPIPELGFFHLRSLSGGPDPPRELICLRSDRVYTAGRESRRCGIVFRHRCISRRHCQFFLDGSDRKLRLIDGFFLTDTSDLDETRRRFRSAGHGLASRVSLNGVFINGRRLPKGIAVELTVGDEILLGCPNASDDNCRIKYGFVVERILLSEATGRFDPKDAFFSKGNVVSDDTTLCRSGFEELVPRAVFLLNQLRSILGCSDPVSYLRNFFNLDHHGKRSVERVVEHGLKKIHALDTEKRSKLVATWRNAATEVISSEESDRNVVGNYEHGECSTNPVGKSEHTHSQSHLKRDPGIGCYSDGKTFFLNRLEFMGPGTSSQHAGVTLPELLHPVKSLIRVFIATFTCDVSWFLSCCQVPNHLPITIACHSRERCWSSSHDSRTSSPYANYPNLLLVYPPFCDEIAFGKDRRKQGIACHHPKLIVLQREHSIRVVITSANLVPKQWNHITNTVWWQDFPCRTAPDYSALFGTIEESKSDFAAQLAGFIASLITDVPSQAHWIKELTKYDFRGAVGHLVASVPGIHAQSSCYLDADYCLSAQQTVHSKSVARNFLGCVQASVVGLSHRFRAATDSNCAQVKILASLLGKCRENTSGTIEVLLKRNMNIPADANAVSVLVADLDELSEGDAIQLGFLPRDVAKWVSPLSDVGFFSFSAYVYPKEALAAAFEGSNLKVQLVLRVSQAYQTLKLHFYNSFEETTMLISVICYNGSFRSCGCNRACYVMQGPKFSEISSLIQPHHVASLCSLLSSIQRCLGLWRLQEVLSRYKWLDSLETDFIYGSSSIGTSVNSQFLAAFSAAAGKRSYQYPDSEESDPEWGCWTAGHESRNPSMRILFPTIERVKNGSCGIQPFRCLLSLSEKTWRGLRAADIFHDAIPHPCNRVGYPMHVKVARRRFVSKATMSSFGWIYCGSHNFSPAAWGRTAVSTASSLRLHICNYELGILLIVPPSDTSEGTAGKGFNLDDITLPFVMPAPKYQDSDRPATAQAMREAVAVLLRDKSSVAVATEEVSEDIPDEEEVFEASDYFTEEKEEEKIYAEMLWSQVDSES
- the LOC105060408 gene encoding uncharacterized protein isoform X2; protein product: MEFHSSSKRRGEEERRSPLPSSKKQRIPIPELGFFHLRSLSGGPDPPRELICLRSDRVYTAGRESRRCGIVFRHRCISRRHCQFFLDGSDRKLRLIDGFFLTDTSDLDETRRRFRSAGHGLASRVSLNGVFINGRRLPKGIAVELTVGDEILLGCPNASDDNCRIKYGFVVERILLSEATGRFDPKDAFFSKGNVVSDDTTLCRSGFEELVPRAVFLLNQLRSILGCSDPVSYLRNFFNLDHHGKRSVERVVEHGLKKIHALDTEKRSKLVATWRNAATEVISSEESDRNVVGNYEHGECSTNPVGKSEHTHSQSHLKRDPGIGCYSDGKTFFLNRLEFMGPGTSSQHAGVTLPELLHPVKSLIRVFIATFTCDVSWFLSCCQVPNHLPITIACHSRERCWSSSHDSRTSSPYANYPNLLLVYPPFCDEIAFGKDRRKQGIACHHPKLIVLQREHSIRVVITSANLVPKQWNHITNTVWWQDFPCRTAPDYSALFGTIEESKSDFAAQLAGFIASLITDVPSQAHWIKELTKYDFRGAVGHLVASVPGIHAQSSCYLDADYCLSAQQTVHSKSVARNFLGCVQASVVGLSHRFRAATDSNCAQVKILASLLGKCRENTSGTIEVLLKRNMNIPADANAVSVLVADLDELSEGDAIQLGFLPRDVAKWVSPLSDVGFFSFSAYVYPKEALAAAFEGSNLKVQLVLRVSQGPKFSEISSLIQPHHVASLCSLLSSIQRCLGLWRLQEVLSRYKWLDSLETDFIYGSSSIGTSVNSQFLAAFSAAAGKRSYQYPDSEESDPEWGCWTAGHESRNPSMRILFPTIERVKNGSCGIQPFRCLLSLSEKTWRGLRAADIFHDAIPHPCNRVGYPMHVKVARRRFVSKATMSSFGWIYCGSHNFSPAAWGRTAVSTASSLRLHICNYELGILLIVPPSDTSEGTAGKGFNLDDITLPFVMPAPKYQDSDRPATAQAMREAVAVLLRDKSSVAVATEEVSEDIPDEEEVFEASDYFTEEKEEEKIYAEMLWSQVDSES
- the LOC105060408 gene encoding uncharacterized protein isoform X3; the protein is MEFHSSSKRRGEEERRSPLPSSKKQRIPIPELGFFHLRSLSGGPDPPRELICLRSDRVYTAGRESRRCGIVFRHRCISRRHCQFFLDGSDRKLRLIDGFFLTDTSDLDETRRRFRSAGHGLASRVSLNGVFINGRRLPKGIAVELTVGDEILLGCPNASDDNCRIKYGFVVERILLSEATGRFDPKDAFFSKGNVVSDDTTLCRSGFEELVPRAVFLLNQLRSILGCSDPVSYLRNFFNLDHHGKRSVERVVEHGLKKIHALDTEKRSKLVATWRNAATEVISSEESDRNVVGNYEHGECSTNPVGKSEHTHSQSHLKRDPGIGCYSDGKTFFLNRLEFMGPGTSSQHAGVTLPELLHPVKSLIRVFIATFTCDVSWFLSCCQVPNHLPITIACHSRERCWSSSHDSRTSSPYANYPNLLLVYPPFCDEIAFGKDRRKQGIACHHPKLIVLQREHSIRVVITSANLVPKQWNHITNTVWWQDFPCRTAPDYSALFGTIEESKSDFAAQLAGFIASLITDVPSQAHWIKELTKYDFRGAVGHLVASVPGIHAQSSCYLDADYCLSAQQTVHSKSVARNFLGCVQASVVGLSHRFRAATDSNCAQVKILASLLGKCRENTSGTIEVLLKRNMNIPADANAVSVLVADLDELSEGDAIQLGFLPRDVAKWVSPLSDVGFFSFSAYVYPKEALAAAFEGSNLKVQLVLRVSQAYQTLKLHFYNSFEETTMLISVICYNGSFRSCGCNRACYVMQGPKFSEISSLIQPHHVASLCSLLSSIQRCLGLWRLQEVLSRYKWLDSLETDFIYGSSSIGTSVNSQFLAAFSAAAGKRSYQYPDSEESDPEWGCWTAGHESRNPSMRILFPTIERVKNGSCGIQPFRCLLSLSEKTWRGLRAADIFHDAIPHPCNRVGYPMHVKALCVQSNHVLIWLDILRISQFQPSCLGTHCCVHCFKSKIAYLQL